Proteins encoded by one window of Falsibacillus albus:
- a CDS encoding serine hydrolase domain-containing protein → MENEMLAIDTWIQKKSKEHNLSGVVYLKQDKQVLSKSAFGFANRAEEQMNTVDTRFGIASGCKLFTAVGICQLVEKGILTFETLLVDCLDIDFPHFDKRITVHQLLTHTSGVPDYFDEEIMEDFEDLWKTCPVYQMKEPIDFLPLFQTKEMMFQPGEKFHYNNAGYILLGLIIEQQTGKNFSEFIESEIFCRCGMMDSGYFSMDQLPKNTALGYIEDKGSGALRTNIFAVPMKGGADGGAYVTALDMMEFWEALFDFRLVNEKLTSLIVSPLVQVKDEVDYGYGIWINKRNNRIFKYHVMGYDPGVNFRSSVYPELGIKLALPCNSETGAFELTKSIEEYIDKNWGSGGII, encoded by the coding sequence ATGGAGAACGAAATGCTTGCAATCGATACATGGATTCAGAAGAAAAGTAAAGAACATAATCTGTCCGGAGTCGTTTATTTGAAACAAGATAAGCAAGTATTATCGAAATCTGCTTTCGGTTTTGCCAATAGGGCTGAAGAACAAATGAACACTGTGGATACTCGGTTTGGGATTGCTTCCGGCTGCAAGTTGTTCACTGCGGTTGGCATATGCCAGCTGGTGGAGAAAGGAATCCTCACATTTGAGACATTGCTGGTGGACTGCCTGGACATCGATTTTCCTCACTTTGACAAAAGAATCACCGTTCATCAATTATTGACGCACACCTCAGGAGTCCCAGACTATTTTGACGAAGAAATAATGGAGGACTTTGAGGATTTGTGGAAGACATGTCCAGTATATCAAATGAAAGAGCCGATTGATTTCTTGCCGCTTTTTCAAACGAAAGAAATGATGTTTCAGCCTGGAGAAAAGTTTCATTACAACAATGCCGGCTATATTCTATTAGGATTGATTATCGAGCAGCAGACCGGCAAGAACTTCTCGGAATTTATTGAATCTGAAATATTTTGCCGGTGCGGGATGATGGACTCTGGTTATTTTTCAATGGATCAACTTCCGAAAAACACGGCTTTGGGCTATATCGAGGACAAAGGAAGCGGTGCTTTGAGAACGAACATATTCGCTGTGCCTATGAAAGGCGGGGCAGATGGCGGGGCATATGTCACCGCGCTGGACATGATGGAGTTTTGGGAAGCATTGTTTGATTTTCGACTCGTTAATGAAAAGTTAACTTCTTTGATAGTGAGTCCTCTCGTTCAAGTCAAAGATGAAGTCGACTATGGCTACGGGATATGGATCAATAAAAGAAACAACCGTATTTTTAAGTATCACGTGATGGGCTACGATCCAGGCGTTAACTTCAGGTCATCTGTGTATCCTGAGCTAGGTATCAAATTAGCACTTCCATGCAACAGTGAAACAGGAGCATTCGAATTGACGAAATCCATTGAAGAGTACATAGATAAAAATTGGGGATCGGGAGGAATCATATGA
- a CDS encoding NUDIX domain-containing protein, translating into MVFQKFLVEQGTDEINKRVNHRIAVKAVIYKNDKLLLIHTNRGDYKFPGGGVEEKESHHEALTREIAEETGYVHCTVKDKLGKVVERKQDEFDEGAIFQMTSHYYLCELEDEERYPLQLDDYEEEQEFCPIWVSIDEAIEQNDKLKIQLVKNGWIKRENAVLKELKEVYINNVKRRPR; encoded by the coding sequence ATGGTTTTTCAAAAATTTTTAGTAGAACAAGGAACAGATGAAATAAACAAAAGAGTGAACCATCGAATCGCAGTGAAAGCGGTGATCTATAAAAATGACAAACTTCTTTTAATCCATACGAACAGAGGAGATTATAAATTCCCCGGCGGAGGTGTGGAAGAAAAAGAAAGCCATCATGAGGCACTGACTCGGGAAATAGCTGAAGAAACCGGGTATGTCCACTGCACGGTCAAAGACAAATTGGGAAAAGTTGTGGAAAGAAAACAGGATGAATTTGACGAAGGGGCCATCTTCCAAATGACGTCACACTATTATTTATGTGAATTGGAGGATGAAGAGAGGTACCCGCTCCAATTGGATGATTATGAGGAAGAACAGGAATTTTGCCCGATATGGGTCTCGATCGATGAAGCGATTGAGCAGAATGACAAACTAAAAATCCAGCTCGTAAAAAATGGATGGATTAAAAGAGAGAATGCTGTTTTGAAGGAACTAAAAGAAGTATATATAAACAATGTGAAAAGGAGACCTAGATGA
- a CDS encoding BMQ_0737 family morphogenetic spore coat protein: MQAQPLRGAQELLCINAEKIYDWVILQSSDSQTVIEIFPAEGFSPCASGVTNLVTTCVLTDSSGTPVSLSSPDAVSIQEIGTRESRQFMVDGAVVTLQDVSWIKSFYIVVETTGIQGTTPFLFRSQPVLFEIPESAFLCAPDGTDLLVRITEFDCRTRFRCLGRNTASIDVFINLCQSVQTFANVTIELEAEFCQPRDIINEQCPAPIVPPQCPVIFPANGPAAR; encoded by the coding sequence ATGCAGGCACAGCCATTACGCGGTGCTCAAGAGCTTTTGTGTATCAATGCAGAAAAAATCTATGACTGGGTGATTCTTCAATCCAGTGATTCACAAACTGTGATAGAAATATTTCCGGCAGAAGGTTTCAGTCCTTGTGCTTCTGGAGTAACAAATCTTGTCACAACTTGTGTTTTAACCGATTCATCCGGCACGCCGGTTTCCCTTTCTTCTCCGGATGCAGTTTCTATTCAAGAAATCGGGACAAGGGAATCTCGGCAGTTTATGGTGGATGGAGCGGTTGTAACGCTTCAGGATGTATCTTGGATCAAATCTTTTTATATTGTAGTGGAAACTACGGGAATTCAAGGAACCACCCCGTTCCTTTTTAGAAGTCAGCCTGTCCTGTTTGAAATCCCGGAATCCGCCTTCTTATGTGCGCCGGACGGAACAGACTTGCTGGTTCGGATTACTGAATTCGATTGCCGTACTCGTTTTAGATGTTTAGGCAGGAATACCGCTTCCATCGATGTCTTTATCAACCTCTGCCAGTCTGTACAGACATTTGCCAATGTGACAATAGAGTTAGAAGCAGAATTCTGCCAGCCTCGGGACATCATCAACGAACAATGTCCTGCACCAATCGTCCCTCCTCAATGTCCGGTCATTTTCCCCGCCAACGGTCCAGCGGCAAGATAA